One window from the genome of Deinococcus sp. NW-56 encodes:
- a CDS encoding helix-turn-helix domain-containing protein, whose translation MIQPLPARLNATQTARLLNVHRRTVDREIARGRLHRDPQTKTFARDAVEALLEQRYARTRERLIQKLLRAAFPPAPPVSDDDLDGWPF comes from the coding sequence ATGATCCAGCCTCTTCCCGCCCGCCTCAACGCCACGCAGACCGCTCGCTTGCTCAACGTCCACCGTCGAACCGTCGACCGAGAAATCGCCCGGGGCCGCCTGCATCGCGACCCCCAGACCAAGACCTTCGCCCGTGACGCTGTCGAAGCTCTGCTGGAACAGCGGTACGCGCGGACAAGGGAACGCCTCATCCAGAAACTTCTACGAGCTGCTTTCCCTCCTGCACCCCCGGTTTCAGACGACGATCTCGACGGCTGGCCCTTCTGA
- a CDS encoding helix-turn-helix domain-containing protein, translated as MNEPTQTDVHADLQQERHASPLPELLTVNEVAALLRVGRNRVYELAHHQHIPTIRLGKGYRFPRRKLLEWIDLQAGAHAQG; from the coding sequence ATGAACGAGCCGACCCAGACCGACGTGCATGCCGACCTCCAGCAGGAGCGACATGCCTCCCCCCTCCCCGAACTGCTGACCGTGAACGAGGTCGCCGCCCTCCTGCGGGTAGGCCGCAACCGGGTGTACGAACTGGCCCACCACCAGCACATTCCCACCATCCGCCTGGGCAAGGGCTACCGCTTTCCCCGCCGCAAGTTGCTGGAGTGGATCGACCTTCAGGCGGGTGCTCATGCTCAGGGCTAA
- a CDS encoding HNH endonuclease has protein sequence MVDATLPQLAALLECRWYVNDKGYVRTFDWQQPGRVTVKLHQVILNTPPGLVVDHINGNPLDNRLVNLRPATGSQNAMNRNQPRGKVPYRGVSLRGERFHAKLRWKDESLHLGDFHTAKDAARVYDIVSLLVAGDFARTNFDRERYVRLIERLRVLIGVEHP, from the coding sequence GTGGTGGATGCCACCCTGCCCCAGCTCGCCGCGCTTCTGGAGTGCCGTTGGTACGTCAACGACAAGGGGTACGTCAGGACCTTCGATTGGCAACAGCCCGGCCGCGTGACGGTGAAGCTGCATCAGGTGATCCTGAACACCCCCCCCGGCCTTGTCGTCGACCACATCAACGGCAACCCCCTGGACAACCGCCTCGTCAACCTCCGCCCGGCGACCGGCTCCCAGAACGCCATGAACCGCAACCAGCCCAGGGGGAAAGTGCCGTACCGGGGGGTCAGTCTGCGAGGCGAACGCTTCCACGCCAAGCTGCGGTGGAAGGACGAGTCGCTGCATCTGGGCGATTTCCACACGGCCAAGGATGCGGCACGGGTCTACGACATCGTCTCGCTGCTCGTCGCCGGGGACTTCGCCCGCACCAACTTCGACCGGGAGCGTTACGTCCGACTGATCGAGAGATTACGCGTCCTGATCGGCGTCGAGCACCCTTAA
- a CDS encoding helix-turn-helix transcriptional regulator codes for MALIRLRLSTYLQEAGITPAALAAAVHPTLSRNTVYRLLRQEDTITRLDFPTLAALMTALRQLTGKPVDFADLLELDESV; via the coding sequence ATGGCCCTTATTCGCCTCCGCCTCTCCACCTACCTACAAGAGGCTGGCATCACGCCTGCTGCCCTCGCTGCTGCCGTCCACCCCACTCTGTCCCGCAACACCGTCTACCGACTCCTGCGACAGGAGGACACCATCACCCGGCTGGACTTTCCGACCCTGGCGGCCCTAATGACGGCGCTCCGGCAGCTCACCGGCAAGCCGGTGGACTTCGCTGACCTGCTTGAACTGGATGAAAGTGTGTAG
- the istB gene encoding IS21-like element helper ATPase IstB, whose product MLPHPVIQQLRALKLDGMALALQEQQEQPGLRELSFEERLTLLVDRERACRDTRGLQRRLTAARLKVNASLEEVDVKHPRGLDARLLRSLAQGQWLAEKRGVIITGPTGVGKTFIGCALAHQACRQGFTALYAQTGRLLQELTLAKGDGRYLKLLASIARVNVLILDDWGLDVPTAEGRRILLEILDDRYERASTIITSQFPTPAWHANLGDPTLADAILDRVLHHAYRIELRGESLRKKSRKLTPETVSLS is encoded by the coding sequence ATGTTGCCCCATCCGGTGATTCAACAGTTGCGCGCCCTGAAGCTCGATGGCATGGCGCTCGCTTTGCAAGAACAACAGGAACAACCTGGTCTCCGCGAGCTGAGCTTCGAGGAACGACTCACCTTGCTGGTCGACCGTGAGCGGGCCTGCCGGGATACCCGGGGCTTGCAGCGCCGCCTGACGGCGGCGCGTTTGAAGGTCAATGCGAGCCTGGAAGAGGTGGATGTGAAACACCCGAGGGGGCTGGATGCCCGGTTGCTGCGTTCACTGGCCCAGGGTCAGTGGCTCGCCGAAAAAAGGGGGGTCATCATCACCGGCCCCACGGGCGTCGGGAAGACGTTCATCGGGTGTGCCCTGGCGCACCAGGCTTGCCGTCAGGGCTTCACGGCGTTGTATGCGCAAACCGGGCGACTGTTGCAGGAACTGACCCTGGCGAAAGGGGATGGACGGTATCTGAAGCTCCTGGCGAGCATCGCCAGGGTGAACGTCCTGATTCTGGATGACTGGGGGCTGGATGTGCCCACAGCGGAAGGTCGAAGGATTTTGCTGGAGATTCTGGATGACCGCTATGAACGGGCTTCGACGATCATTACCAGTCAGTTCCCGACCCCGGCCTGGCACGCGAATCTGGGAGATCCCACGCTGGCGGACGCGATCTTGGATCGCGTCCTGCATCACGCCTACCGGATCGAACTTCGGGGAGAAAGCCTCAGAAAGAAGAGCAGGAAGTTGACCCCGGAGACGGTCAGCCTTTCATAA
- a CDS encoding helix-turn-helix domain-containing protein — protein MTPYFYEPRELAELLRVSETTIRRMIRRGTLRAVAIGRQHRVPRSELVRLILEAGLSVSALPPSLQDLIDMLHFPERAGGEATAAS, from the coding sequence GTGACTCCCTACTTCTACGAGCCGCGGGAGCTGGCGGAGTTGCTGCGGGTTTCCGAGACCACCATCCGCCGCATGATTCGCCGGGGAACCCTGCGAGCTGTCGCCATCGGTCGCCAGCACCGCGTTCCACGCTCCGAGCTGGTGCGCCTGATTCTCGAAGCGGGCTTGAGCGTCAGCGCCCTGCCGCCGTCGCTTCAGGACTTGATCGACATGCTGCACTTCCCCGAGCGAGCAGGCGGTGAAGCCACTGCGGCCAGTTAA
- a CDS encoding helix-turn-helix domain-containing protein → MELPTESRYISVAYAARHFGVSPQTIRRAIKVGRLESVRVGRLLRLPRSVLSLMSI, encoded by the coding sequence ATGGAACTGCCAACCGAGAGCCGCTACATCTCCGTCGCCTACGCTGCACGCCATTTCGGCGTCTCCCCCCAGACCATCCGACGAGCCATCAAGGTGGGTCGCCTGGAATCTGTCCGTGTCGGTCGACTACTGCGCCTGCCCCGCTCGGTCCTGAGCCTCATGTCCATCTGA
- a CDS encoding restriction endonuclease subunit S encodes MQLLSPDVQVQPTETYHFAGVYSFGRGVFVGQSKLGSDFAYPKLTRLEAGNFTYPKLMAWEGALGLVPPECDGLVVSTEFPVFRVNENAVLPEVLDAHFKNPAVWPLIAGESTGTNVRRRRLNPSDFLAYPFPLPTRQTQDKIAATWRAASALDADETVASELDALPASILARAFAGAL; translated from the coding sequence GTGCAACTCCTGAGTCCAGACGTTCAGGTGCAGCCCACGGAGACTTATCACTTTGCGGGCGTTTACTCCTTCGGGCGCGGCGTCTTCGTGGGGCAGAGCAAGCTAGGGTCAGATTTCGCCTACCCGAAGTTAACCAGGCTAGAGGCAGGCAACTTTACATATCCGAAATTGATGGCGTGGGAGGGCGCTCTGGGCCTTGTGCCGCCCGAGTGCGATGGCCTGGTGGTCTCGACCGAGTTTCCTGTTTTCCGCGTGAACGAGAACGCCGTACTGCCGGAGGTGCTGGACGCCCACTTCAAAAACCCTGCGGTCTGGCCCCTGATTGCTGGGGAAAGCACAGGCACCAATGTCCGCCGCCGTCGGCTGAACCCGTCTGATTTCCTCGCATACCCGTTTCCACTGCCTACCCGCCAAACTCAGGACAAGATCGCTGCGACATGGCGTGCTGCGTCGGCCCTGGATGCCGATGAAACGGTTGCCTCTGAACTCGATGCCCTCCCCGCTTCCATCTTGGCGCGGGCGTTCGCGGGGGCACTATGA
- a CDS encoding transposase encodes MSTSQILGERVRILADEFLAVPTTSYQQRSLEAALSMFLDTATKTALHRAELVSKSALSRLLNEYPWDTAQGWAILQRAQWDALLVAARRKHRPLLRLSVDLTSIEKKGSTLPFVRVYNEVHGIHLVVLFAEYGAVKFPVGYRVYRGKGTATPVTLARELLRTVPDAIRRRFRIRVLADSGFESAVFLDEVRQLGFEFVVGVRSTRRTMHPGEVTVADCPHGGYIELKNWPHDPLVLGRVDRGDRVFHAVSSELMEGDEVVAEGAKRWSEESFFKEGKHQFGLAQFALRTAVGLDRWVLLVFLAWTLAILHRETGMTLEACAALALMTVMPDVHLNRLLLTFSRNSEFLRQHGYSLRYARCNS; translated from the coding sequence GTGTCTACGTCACAGATTCTGGGGGAGCGCGTCCGCATTCTGGCAGATGAGTTCCTGGCCGTTCCAACCACGTCCTACCAACAGCGCAGCCTGGAGGCTGCGCTGTCGATGTTCCTGGACACTGCCACCAAAACGGCGTTGCACCGCGCTGAGTTGGTCAGCAAAAGTGCGCTGAGCCGCCTCCTGAACGAGTACCCCTGGGATACGGCACAGGGTTGGGCCATCTTGCAGCGCGCCCAGTGGGACGCGCTGCTTGTCGCGGCCCGACGAAAACACCGCCCACTCCTGCGGCTGAGTGTCGACCTGACCAGCATCGAAAAAAAGGGCAGCACGCTGCCCTTCGTTCGCGTCTACAACGAGGTTCACGGCATCCATCTGGTCGTGTTGTTCGCCGAATACGGAGCGGTGAAGTTTCCCGTGGGGTACCGGGTCTACCGGGGCAAGGGGACAGCGACCCCAGTGACTCTGGCACGAGAACTTCTGCGAACCGTCCCAGACGCGATCCGTCGTCGATTCCGGATTCGCGTGTTAGCAGACAGCGGATTCGAATCCGCTGTCTTCCTGGATGAAGTCAGGCAGCTGGGCTTCGAGTTTGTGGTGGGCGTTCGGTCAACCCGGCGGACGATGCACCCAGGCGAGGTCACGGTGGCTGACTGTCCGCATGGAGGCTACATCGAATTGAAGAACTGGCCGCATGACCCGCTGGTGCTGGGTCGCGTCGACCGTGGAGACCGGGTGTTTCACGCGGTTTCTTCGGAACTGATGGAAGGCGACGAGGTGGTCGCCGAGGGGGCAAAGCGGTGGAGCGAGGAATCGTTCTTCAAGGAGGGCAAGCACCAGTTTGGTCTGGCGCAGTTCGCATTGCGAACTGCTGTGGGCCTGGATCGCTGGGTCCTGCTGGTGTTCCTGGCCTGGACACTGGCCATCCTGCACCGAGAGACCGGGATGACCCTGGAGGCGTGTGCTGCTCTGGCACTGATGACGGTCATGCCAGACGTTCATTTGAACCGCCTGCTCCTGACGTTCAGCAGAAACTCGGAATTTCTCCGCCAGCACGGCTATTCACTGCGCTATGCGAGGTGCAACTCCTGA